Proteins co-encoded in one Paraburkholderia terrae genomic window:
- a CDS encoding transglycosylase SLT domain-containing protein, producing the protein MNAWLSWRPNERIAQVMRGALRQGTRVSHHLFSVVGGFAVLFALTLWLMPSWRLTLATRLMPFITAAVQAGPARLLQGNPLPSFAPQQRSNAAPQDDTLSSSSISSSPTDHPNTAAAAADAGYNVASDNSSFTAPSGSGVSTGLSSAALNGLDPRTLPSVGTIASMIPSQRVSPDARDDRVLVSTREQDLVATFIARRYRVAQEPVSELVKAAFDTGREVGLDPLLLLAVMAIESGFNPYAESGVGAKGLMQVMSTVHSDKFRYFGGQNAALEPLANIKVGAIVLKDCIARGGSLPGGLRLYVGSTSQDDGGYGAKVMAERTRLRDIARGRKVPINSPQAPSTVTASTSTSTAAASNGANKRVQMTLDGHPLSAATPVKGAEQDDASANAAKHVAQQPELGA; encoded by the coding sequence ATGAACGCCTGGTTATCGTGGCGTCCCAACGAGCGGATCGCGCAAGTCATGCGCGGCGCGCTGCGTCAAGGGACGCGTGTAAGTCATCATCTATTCAGCGTGGTTGGCGGGTTTGCTGTCCTGTTCGCGCTCACGCTGTGGCTGATGCCGAGCTGGCGCCTTACGCTGGCAACACGGCTGATGCCCTTCATCACGGCCGCCGTGCAGGCTGGCCCCGCCCGTCTGCTGCAGGGCAACCCGCTGCCGTCGTTTGCGCCTCAACAGCGTAGCAACGCGGCGCCGCAAGACGATACGCTGTCGAGCTCGTCCATCTCGTCGAGCCCGACGGACCACCCCAACACGGCGGCTGCCGCCGCTGACGCCGGCTACAACGTCGCCAGCGACAACAGCAGCTTCACGGCTCCGTCCGGCTCGGGCGTGAGTACCGGCCTTTCGTCGGCTGCGCTCAACGGCCTCGATCCGCGCACGCTGCCCAGCGTCGGCACGATCGCTTCGATGATTCCGTCGCAACGCGTGTCGCCTGACGCCCGTGACGACCGCGTGCTGGTTTCCACCCGCGAGCAGGACCTCGTCGCGACGTTCATCGCGCGGCGCTACCGCGTCGCTCAGGAGCCCGTCAGCGAGCTCGTAAAGGCTGCGTTCGACACCGGCCGCGAAGTCGGCCTCGACCCGTTGCTGCTGCTCGCCGTGATGGCCATCGAATCGGGCTTCAACCCGTACGCGGAAAGCGGCGTGGGCGCGAAGGGCCTGATGCAGGTGATGTCGACGGTTCACTCGGACAAGTTCCGGTACTTCGGCGGCCAGAACGCGGCGCTCGAACCGCTCGCCAACATCAAGGTCGGCGCGATCGTGCTGAAGGATTGCATCGCACGTGGCGGCTCGTTGCCGGGCGGTCTGCGCCTGTACGTCGGCTCGACGTCGCAGGACGACGGCGGCTACGGCGCGAAGGTGATGGCCGAGCGCACGCGTTTGCGCGATATCGCGCGCGGCCGCAAGGTGCCGATCAACTCGCCGCAAGCTCCGTCGACGGTGACGGCTTCGACGTCGACGTCCACAGCAGCGGCGTCGAATGGTGCGAACAAGCGCGTGCAGATGACGCTCGACGGCCACCCGTTGAGCGCTGCAACGCCGGTGAAGGGCGCGGAGCAGGATGACGCGAGCGCGAATGCGGCGAAGCACGTGGCGCAGCAGCCTGAACTGGGCGCCTGA
- a CDS encoding pyridoxal phosphate-dependent aminotransferase, with translation MNSVTEPLVKLAARVDAIQPFYVMELAKEAALLERAGRDIIHMGIGEPDFTAPEPVIEAATRALRSGVTQYTSALGIHPLREAIAGHYKHAYGLDIDPARIVVTAGASAALLLACAALVDRDDEVLMPDPSYPCNRHFVAAAEGKPVLVPSGPAERFQLTANDVERLWNARTRGVLLASPSNPTGTSIEPAELKRIVEAVRARGGFTIVDEIYQGLSYDAPPVSALSFGEDVITVNSFSKYFNMTGWRLGWLVVPPALVGAFEKLAQNLFICASALAQHAALACFEPDTLAIYEARRLEFKRRRDFISPALESLGFTVPVMPDGAFYVYADCRSVAHPAAGDSAALTSAMLHDAGIVLVPGMDFGSYQPREYIRLSYATAYSKLEEAVERLQKLFGG, from the coding sequence ATGAACAGCGTGACCGAACCCCTCGTGAAACTGGCCGCCCGTGTCGACGCCATCCAGCCGTTCTATGTGATGGAACTGGCGAAGGAAGCGGCGCTGCTGGAGCGCGCCGGGCGCGACATCATCCATATGGGAATCGGCGAACCCGATTTCACCGCGCCGGAACCCGTGATCGAGGCCGCCACGCGAGCGCTGCGGAGCGGCGTCACGCAATACACGAGCGCGCTCGGCATTCACCCGCTGCGCGAGGCCATCGCGGGTCATTACAAGCACGCGTATGGTCTGGACATCGATCCGGCGCGAATCGTCGTGACGGCGGGTGCCTCGGCGGCGCTGTTGCTGGCGTGCGCAGCGCTCGTCGACCGCGACGACGAAGTGCTGATGCCCGACCCGAGCTATCCATGCAACCGCCATTTCGTCGCCGCCGCCGAGGGCAAGCCTGTGCTCGTGCCAAGCGGCCCGGCCGAGCGCTTCCAGTTGACGGCCAATGACGTCGAACGCCTCTGGAACGCGCGCACGCGCGGCGTGCTGCTCGCCTCGCCGTCGAATCCGACGGGTACGTCGATCGAGCCGGCCGAGCTGAAGCGCATCGTCGAAGCGGTCCGCGCGCGCGGCGGCTTCACGATCGTCGACGAGATTTACCAAGGCTTGAGTTACGACGCGCCGCCCGTGTCGGCGCTGTCGTTCGGCGAGGATGTCATCACCGTCAACAGCTTTTCGAAGTACTTCAACATGACCGGCTGGCGGCTGGGCTGGCTCGTGGTGCCGCCCGCGCTCGTCGGCGCATTCGAGAAGCTCGCGCAGAATCTGTTCATCTGCGCGTCAGCGCTCGCGCAGCACGCGGCGCTTGCCTGCTTCGAGCCGGATACGCTCGCGATCTACGAAGCGCGTCGGCTGGAGTTCAAGCGCCGCCGCGATTTCATCTCGCCCGCGCTCGAATCGCTGGGCTTCACGGTGCCCGTCATGCCGGACGGCGCGTTCTATGTCTACGCGGACTGCCGCAGCGTCGCGCATCCGGCCGCCGGCGACAGCGCCGCGCTGACGAGCGCGATGCTGCACGACGCGGGCATCGTGCTCGTGCCGGGCATGGACTTCGGCTCGTACCAGCCGCGCGAGTACATCCGGCTGTCGTATGCGACTGCGTATTCGAAGCTCGAAGAGGCCGTCGAGCGTCTGCAGAAACTGTTCGGCGGGTAA
- the nusB gene encoding transcription antitermination factor NusB, producing the protein MKSARRRSRELATQGLYQWLLSGSPAGEIDAQLRGAQGYDKADHEHLDAILHGVIRDSEALSADLTPCLDRPIDQLSPVERAVLLVAAYELKNHVDIPYRVVINEAVELAKTFGGSDGYKYVNGVLDKLSVKLREAETQAAGRKQ; encoded by the coding sequence ATGAAGAGCGCACGCCGACGCTCCCGCGAACTGGCCACGCAGGGGCTTTATCAGTGGCTGCTGTCGGGTTCGCCGGCAGGTGAGATCGACGCGCAGTTGCGCGGCGCCCAGGGTTACGACAAGGCCGACCACGAACATCTGGACGCGATCCTGCATGGCGTGATCCGAGATTCGGAGGCATTGTCCGCTGACCTCACGCCCTGCCTCGACCGCCCGATCGACCAGTTGTCGCCCGTCGAGCGCGCGGTGCTGCTGGTGGCCGCGTACGAACTGAAGAATCACGTCGACATTCCGTATCGCGTCGTCATCAACGAGGCGGTCGAACTCGCGAAGACCTTCGGCGGCTCCGACGGCTACAAGTACGTGAATGGCGTGCTGGACAAGCTGTCCGTGAAGCTGCGCGAAGCGGAAACGCAGGCGGCCGGCCGCAAGCAGTAA